One Streptosporangium sp. NBC_01495 DNA window includes the following coding sequences:
- a CDS encoding SDR family oxidoreductase translates to MKDVSVPDLTGKLAVVTGASDGVGLGLAVRLARAGAELVLPVRNPVKGEAAVTRVRSAAPGATVSLRELDLASLGSVAALAERLNAEGRPIDILVNNAGVMSPATRHTTADGLELQFGTNHIGHVALVGGLLPLLRAGRARVTTMSSSAARTARIDWDDLQSERKYSPIRSYGLSKLANLMFGLELDRRSRAGGWGVVSNVAHPGTTLTNLYASGPNLGRERPSPLEAIMTRLSRLGLFVQTVDRGALPALYAATDPRARGGRLYGPDGIGQFTGDPTELTVYKPARDEAGAARLWDVSERLAGVGFAAA, encoded by the coding sequence ATGAAAGACGTGTCCGTCCCCGATCTGACCGGGAAGCTCGCCGTGGTGACCGGCGCGAGCGACGGTGTCGGCCTCGGCCTGGCCGTGCGCCTGGCTCGGGCGGGCGCCGAGCTCGTGCTGCCGGTCCGCAACCCCGTCAAGGGCGAGGCGGCCGTCACGCGTGTCCGCTCGGCGGCTCCCGGCGCGACGGTCTCCCTCCGTGAGCTCGACCTGGCCTCGCTGGGCTCCGTGGCGGCGCTCGCGGAGAGGCTGAACGCCGAGGGCCGACCGATCGACATCCTGGTCAACAACGCGGGCGTCATGTCGCCGGCCACCCGGCACACCACGGCCGACGGCCTGGAGCTGCAGTTCGGCACGAACCACATCGGGCACGTGGCGCTGGTCGGAGGGCTCCTGCCGCTGCTGCGCGCCGGCCGGGCCCGGGTCACCACCATGTCGAGCAGCGCCGCCCGCACCGCCAGGATCGACTGGGACGATCTGCAGAGCGAGCGGAAATACTCACCGATACGTTCGTACGGGCTGTCGAAGCTGGCCAACCTGATGTTCGGCCTCGAACTCGACCGGCGCAGCCGGGCCGGTGGCTGGGGCGTCGTCAGCAACGTCGCGCACCCCGGCACGACCCTGACGAACCTCTACGCGTCCGGCCCCAACCTGGGCCGCGAGCGCCCCTCGCCGCTTGAGGCGATTATGACGCGGCTCTCCCGCCTGGGCCTGTTCGTGCAGACCGTCGACAGGGGCGCGCTCCCCGCCCTGTACGCGGCCACCGACCCGCGGGCGCGGGGTGGTCGCCTCTACGGCCCCGACGGCATCGGCCAGTTCACCGGAGACCCGACCGAGCTGACCGTCTACAAGCCGGCCCGTGACGAGGCCGGCGCGGCTCGGCTCTGGGACGTCTCCGAGCGGCTGGCCGGGGTCGGATTCGCCGCCGCCTGA
- a CDS encoding DUF5709 domain-containing protein, producing the protein MTETPPDRKGLSDEQAVEVEEWTDDLGLNHEIVEHDDEHRDTLDERLRREAPDRERAPREDTRLVAPDEGLSPDETSEEYAWDVGPDDGDLSAEERAVHIEPDIEYRDV; encoded by the coding sequence ATGACCGAAACACCCCCGGACCGCAAGGGTCTGAGCGACGAGCAGGCGGTCGAGGTCGAGGAGTGGACCGACGACCTCGGTCTCAACCACGAGATCGTCGAGCACGACGACGAGCACCGGGACACCCTCGACGAGCGCCTCCGGCGCGAGGCACCGGACCGCGAGCGGGCCCCGCGCGAGGATACCCGCCTGGTGGCGCCGGACGAGGGGCTGAGCCCCGACGAGACGTCCGAGGAGTACGCCTGGGACGTGGGCCCCGACGACGGCGACCTGTCCGCCGAGGAGCGCGCCGTCCACATCGAGCCCGACATCGAGTATCGCGACGTCTGA
- the hrpA gene encoding ATP-dependent RNA helicase HrpA, translating to MGTPPLTSPLSDLHARLPELTLRDQRRLRRRLDGARRVRNRAAQQKIAAEITSDIERAERRVAQRRAGVPAITYPEALPVSQRRDDILEAIRDNQVVIVAGETGSGKTTQLPKICLELGRGVRGLIGHTQPRRIAARTVAERVAEELDTPLGDAVGYKVRFTDQVSDGTLVKVMTDGILLAELQSDRDLDQYDTLIIDEAHERSLNIDFILGYLKQLLPRRPDLKVIITSATIDPERFSKHFGGAPIVEVSGRTYPVEVRYRPIAEDDDQIQAIGNAVDELCAEGPGDILVFLSGEREIRDTAEALSKRKDAEILPLYARLSAAEQHRVFQRHTNRRVVLATNVAETSLTVPGIKYVVDPGFARISRYSHRTKVQRLPIEAISQASANQRKGRCGRVSEGVCIRLYEEDDFVTRPEFTDPEILRTNLASVILQMTSIGLGDIGAFPFVEPPDQRQVKDGYDLLLELGAFDQARQMTPLGRKLAGLPVDPRLARMVLEADHNGCVREVMVIASALSIQDPRERPADKQQAADEKHRRFADKESDFVSYLNLWEYLQEQQKELSSSAFRRLCKAEFLNYLRVREWQDVYSQLRQMSKTLGITLNGTPGDEQKIHVSLLSGLLSHVGVKDIDKKTADAGGGRRPPNEPRRPMTEYVGARNARFAIFPGSALAKKQPLWVMSAELVETSRLWARVNAKIEPEWVEPLAQHLIKRTYSEPHWEKKQGSVMAYEKVTLYGVPIVAQRKVNYGRIDPELSRELFIRHALVEGDWETHHAFFRENRRLLEEVEELEERARRRDILVDDETLFDFYDQRVPADVVSGRHFDSWWKKARTDQPDLLSFEKSMLISEAAGDISRRDYPDVWRQGGLRFPLTYQFEPGTDADGVTAHIPLALLNQVNVEGFDWQIPGLREELLTALIRSLPKPIRRNFVPAPNYAKKALERAEPTQEPLLAVLERELLNLTGVQVSREAWQPDLVPDHLKITFRVIDGRKQKLAESKDLAGLKRRLAPKLRQTLSKAADGLEKSGLTGWTVGALPKTFEQRRMKAYPALADEGATVAVRMFETEAEQRRAMWEGTRRLLLLNTPSPAKWVLGRLGNQSKLALSRSPHAGATALFDDCIACAADHLMIEHGGPVWDQSAFAALHDRVRAELFDTTAEVVARVEGILKVWHTVSTLLPGSRSTPAIEDIRDQVANLVYPGFVTDTGYKRLPDLLRYLKGAERRLEKVHDDAFRDGERMDKVHDIEDDYHELVEKLPPARRSDDDVRQIRWMIEELRVSYFAQTLGTPYSISDKRIRKAMEKL from the coding sequence ATGGGAACGCCTCCTTTGACATCGCCCCTCTCCGATCTGCACGCGCGTCTGCCCGAGCTCACTCTGCGTGACCAGCGGCGACTTCGCCGTCGGCTCGACGGGGCCCGCAGGGTCAGAAACCGCGCCGCGCAGCAGAAGATCGCCGCGGAGATCACCTCCGACATCGAGCGGGCCGAGCGGCGCGTCGCCCAGCGCCGCGCCGGTGTCCCCGCGATCACCTATCCGGAGGCGCTGCCGGTCAGCCAGCGCAGGGACGACATCCTGGAGGCGATCCGCGACAACCAGGTCGTGATCGTCGCCGGGGAGACCGGTTCCGGCAAGACCACCCAGCTGCCGAAGATCTGCCTCGAGCTGGGCCGGGGCGTCAGGGGCCTGATCGGGCACACCCAGCCACGCCGCATCGCGGCCCGTACCGTGGCCGAGCGCGTCGCCGAGGAGCTCGACACCCCGCTCGGCGACGCCGTGGGCTACAAGGTGCGCTTCACCGACCAGGTGAGCGACGGCACCCTCGTCAAGGTCATGACGGACGGCATCCTGCTGGCCGAGCTGCAGAGCGACCGCGACCTCGACCAGTACGACACGCTGATCATCGACGAGGCGCACGAGCGCAGCCTCAACATCGACTTCATCCTGGGCTATCTCAAACAGCTGCTGCCTCGCCGCCCCGACCTGAAGGTGATCATCACCTCGGCGACCATCGACCCCGAGCGCTTCTCCAAGCACTTCGGCGGCGCGCCGATCGTGGAGGTTTCCGGCCGGACCTACCCCGTCGAGGTGCGTTACCGGCCGATCGCCGAGGACGACGACCAGATCCAGGCGATCGGCAACGCCGTCGACGAGCTGTGCGCGGAGGGACCCGGCGACATCCTGGTCTTCCTCAGCGGCGAACGGGAGATCCGCGACACCGCCGAGGCGCTGTCGAAGCGCAAGGACGCCGAGATCCTGCCGCTGTACGCCAGGCTGTCCGCCGCCGAGCAGCACCGGGTCTTCCAGCGGCACACCAACCGCCGGGTCGTGCTGGCCACCAATGTGGCCGAGACCTCGCTGACCGTGCCGGGCATCAAATACGTGGTCGACCCCGGATTCGCCAGGATCTCCCGCTACAGCCACCGTACCAAGGTCCAGCGCCTGCCCATCGAGGCGATCTCCCAGGCCTCGGCCAACCAGCGCAAGGGCCGCTGCGGCCGCGTCTCCGAGGGCGTCTGCATCCGGCTGTACGAGGAGGACGACTTCGTCACCCGGCCGGAGTTCACCGACCCGGAGATCCTGCGCACCAACCTCGCCTCGGTCATCCTGCAGATGACCTCGATCGGCCTGGGCGACATCGGGGCCTTCCCGTTCGTCGAGCCGCCCGACCAGCGCCAGGTCAAGGACGGCTACGACCTGCTGCTCGAGCTGGGCGCCTTCGACCAGGCCAGGCAGATGACCCCGCTCGGCCGCAAGCTGGCCGGGCTCCCGGTCGACCCACGCCTGGCCCGCATGGTGCTGGAGGCCGACCACAACGGCTGCGTCCGCGAGGTCATGGTCATCGCCTCCGCCCTGTCGATCCAGGACCCGCGCGAGCGACCGGCCGACAAGCAGCAGGCCGCCGACGAGAAGCACCGCCGCTTCGCGGACAAGGAGTCCGACTTCGTCTCGTACCTGAACCTGTGGGAATACCTCCAGGAGCAGCAGAAAGAGCTGTCGTCCAGCGCGTTCCGGCGGCTGTGCAAGGCCGAGTTCCTCAACTACCTGCGCGTCCGCGAGTGGCAGGACGTCTACAGCCAGCTCCGCCAGATGTCGAAGACCCTGGGGATCACCCTCAACGGCACCCCCGGTGACGAGCAGAAGATCCACGTCTCCCTGCTGTCGGGTCTGCTCTCCCACGTCGGTGTCAAGGACATCGACAAGAAGACCGCCGACGCCGGTGGCGGCCGTCGTCCCCCGAACGAGCCGCGCAGGCCGATGACGGAATATGTCGGCGCCCGCAACGCCCGGTTCGCGATCTTCCCGGGATCCGCTCTCGCCAAGAAACAGCCGCTCTGGGTGATGTCCGCCGAGCTGGTGGAGACCTCCCGGCTGTGGGCCAGGGTCAACGCCAAGATCGAGCCCGAGTGGGTCGAGCCGCTCGCCCAGCACCTGATCAAGCGCACCTACTCCGAGCCGCACTGGGAGAAGAAGCAGGGCTCGGTGATGGCCTACGAGAAGGTCACCCTGTACGGCGTCCCGATCGTGGCCCAGCGCAAGGTCAACTACGGCCGGATCGACCCCGAGCTGAGCCGGGAGCTGTTCATCCGGCACGCCCTGGTCGAGGGCGACTGGGAGACCCACCACGCCTTCTTCAGGGAGAACCGCAGGCTGCTCGAAGAGGTCGAGGAGCTGGAGGAGCGGGCCCGGCGCCGCGACATCCTCGTCGACGACGAGACGCTGTTCGACTTCTACGACCAGCGTGTCCCCGCCGACGTCGTCTCCGGGCGCCACTTCGACTCCTGGTGGAAGAAGGCCAGGACCGACCAGCCCGACCTGCTCAGCTTCGAGAAGTCGATGCTGATCAGCGAGGCGGCGGGCGACATCAGCCGGCGCGACTACCCCGACGTGTGGCGTCAGGGCGGCCTGCGCTTCCCCCTGACGTACCAGTTCGAGCCCGGCACCGACGCCGACGGCGTCACCGCGCACATACCGCTCGCGCTGCTCAACCAGGTCAACGTCGAGGGCTTCGACTGGCAGATCCCCGGGCTGCGCGAGGAGCTGCTCACCGCGCTCATCCGGAGCCTGCCCAAGCCCATCCGGCGCAACTTCGTCCCCGCCCCCAACTACGCCAAGAAGGCCCTGGAGCGGGCCGAGCCCACCCAGGAGCCGCTGCTCGCGGTGCTGGAACGCGAGCTGCTGAACCTGACCGGCGTCCAGGTCTCGCGCGAGGCATGGCAGCCCGACCTGGTCCCCGACCACCTCAAGATCACTTTTCGGGTGATCGACGGACGCAAGCAGAAGCTGGCCGAGAGCAAGGACCTGGCCGGGCTGAAACGGCGGCTCGCTCCCAAGCTCCGCCAGACCCTGTCCAAGGCCGCCGACGGCCTGGAGAAGTCCGGCCTGACGGGATGGACCGTGGGCGCGCTGCCCAAAACATTCGAGCAGCGCAGGATGAAGGCCTACCCGGCGCTCGCCGACGAGGGCGCCACCGTGGCCGTACGGATGTTCGAGACCGAGGCCGAGCAGCGCCGGGCCATGTGGGAGGGCACCCGCAGGCTGCTGCTGCTCAACACCCCCTCACCGGCCAAATGGGTGCTCGGCCGCCTCGGCAACCAGTCCAAGCTCGCCCTGAGCCGCAGCCCGCACGCCGGGGCCACCGCGCTGTTCGACGACTGCATCGCCTGCGCCGCCGACCACCTCATGATCGAGCACGGCGGTCCGGTCTGGGACCAGTCCGCCTTCGCCGCCCTGCACGACAGGGTCCGGGCCGAGCTGTTCGACACCACCGCCGAGGTGGTCGCCAGGGTCGAGGGCATCCTCAAGGTCTGGCACACCGTCTCCACCCTGTTGCCCGGATCTCGCTCCACCCCCGCGATCGAGGACATCCGCGACCAGGTGGCCAACCTCGTCTATCCGGGTTTCGTCACCGACACCGGCTACAAGCGCCTGCCCGATTTGCTTCGCTATCTCAAGGGGGCCGAGCGGCGGCTGGAGAAGGTCCACGACGACGCGTTCCGCGACGGGGAGCGGATGGACAAGGTGCACGACATCGAGGACGACTATCACGAGCTGGTCGAGAAGCTCCCCCCGGCCCGCCGCTCCGACGACGACGTCCGCCAGATCCGCTGGATGATCGAGGAGCTCAGGGTCAGCTACTTCGCCCAGACCCTCGGCACCCCGTACTCGATCTCCGACAAGCGCATCCGCAAGGCAATGGAGAAGCTCTGA
- a CDS encoding glycosyl hydrolase, which yields MSETVPRGTAAGRTAGRQVRRAALVGALVAVMGASVVNGALPAGAAEAPLSQGRAAAASSIERGDLSAAAAVDGKSGTRWSSKFSDPQWLQVDLGKSTAIDKIVLNWERAYATAFRIQTSSGGGQWKTIHSTTAGKGGVQTLNVSATGRYVRLYATQRSSQYGVSLWEFQVFGKGSVTPVPSATPTRPTPSSSPSRTPSATPSATPTRPTPSSTPSSTPSSTPSSTPSKTPTTPVPEVPPAETSAKKGVGVWQAPNVSAALEASGASWYYTWSTNHNGVTTPKGAEFVPMIWGAASVTDQNLAQAKNSGSPYLLGFNEPDFAEQSNMTVDQALSLWPRLTATGLKVGSPAVAWGGDRAGGWLDRFMTGAAQKNLRVDFITLHWYGGDFRAEAAAGQLKSYIQAVYERYRKPIWLTEYALIDFSNGVRFPTDAQQAAFVTESTKMLNSLPYLQRYAWFGLPSSDTEPNSGLFRNNGVATPAGRAFQAAE from the coding sequence ATGAGTGAGACTGTTCCGCGCGGTACCGCAGCAGGTCGCACGGCAGGTCGTCAGGTACGTCGCGCCGCGCTCGTCGGCGCCCTCGTGGCCGTCATGGGCGCCTCCGTGGTGAACGGAGCCCTCCCCGCGGGCGCGGCCGAGGCCCCCCTTTCGCAGGGCCGGGCCGCCGCCGCCTCCTCGATCGAGCGAGGTGACCTGTCCGCCGCGGCCGCGGTCGACGGCAAGAGCGGCACCCGCTGGTCCAGCAAGTTCAGTGACCCTCAGTGGCTGCAGGTGGACCTGGGCAAGTCCACCGCGATCGACAAGATCGTGCTGAACTGGGAGCGCGCCTACGCCACCGCGTTCCGGATCCAGACGTCCTCCGGCGGCGGCCAGTGGAAGACGATCCACAGCACGACCGCGGGCAAGGGCGGCGTGCAGACCCTCAACGTGTCGGCCACCGGCCGGTACGTGCGGCTCTACGCCACCCAGCGCTCCAGCCAGTACGGTGTCTCGCTCTGGGAGTTCCAGGTCTTCGGCAAGGGCTCGGTCACCCCCGTGCCCAGCGCCACCCCGACCAGGCCGACGCCGAGTTCGAGCCCGAGCCGTACCCCGAGCGCCACCCCCAGCGCCACGCCGACCAGGCCGACGCCGAGTTCCACCCCCAGTTCCACCCCCAGTTCCACCCCGAGCTCCACTCCCAGCAAGACCCCGACCACGCCGGTCCCCGAGGTGCCCCCTGCGGAAACCTCCGCCAAGAAGGGCGTGGGCGTGTGGCAGGCGCCCAACGTCAGCGCGGCCCTTGAGGCCTCGGGCGCGAGCTGGTACTACACGTGGTCCACGAACCACAACGGCGTCACCACCCCCAAGGGGGCGGAGTTCGTCCCGATGATCTGGGGAGCCGCCAGCGTCACCGACCAGAACCTCGCCCAGGCGAAGAACTCCGGTTCTCCCTACCTGCTCGGTTTCAACGAGCCGGACTTCGCCGAGCAGTCCAACATGACCGTGGACCAGGCGCTGTCGCTGTGGCCGAGGCTCACCGCGACCGGCCTGAAGGTCGGCAGCCCCGCCGTCGCCTGGGGCGGTGACCGGGCGGGCGGCTGGCTGGACCGGTTCATGACCGGAGCGGCCCAGAAGAACCTCCGCGTCGACTTCATCACGCTGCACTGGTACGGCGGCGACTTCCGCGCCGAGGCGGCGGCCGGCCAGCTCAAGTCGTACATCCAGGCCGTGTACGAGCGCTACCGCAAGCCGATCTGGCTCACCGAGTACGCCCTGATCGACTTCTCCAACGGCGTTCGCTTCCCCACGGACGCGCAGCAGGCCGCCTTCGTCACCGAGTCCACCAAGATGCTGAACTCCCTGCCGTACCTGCAGCGCTACGCCTGGTTCGGCCTGCCCTCCTCCGACACCGAGCCCAACAGTGGCCTGTTCCGGAACAACGGCGTCGCCACCCCGGCGGGCCGCGCCTTCCAGGCGGCCGAGTGA
- a CDS encoding NUDIX hydrolase, giving the protein MSEPYSDPADWYATLPTAFVSACMLLTDAEDRVLLVKPNYRPGWNFPGGIVEEGEAPHDGAMREVAEELGVSVKAGELLVVHWIPPEGDRPRALINFMFDGGVLEDPARIRPQVEELDEVAFLPWETAAPLLPAYIAPRLAAGRLARGNQRPVYLPGGLPGTGG; this is encoded by the coding sequence ATGAGCGAGCCCTACTCCGACCCCGCCGACTGGTACGCCACCCTGCCCACCGCGTTCGTCTCGGCCTGCATGCTGCTCACCGACGCGGAGGACCGTGTCCTGCTGGTCAAGCCCAACTACCGGCCCGGCTGGAACTTCCCCGGCGGGATCGTCGAGGAGGGCGAGGCTCCCCACGACGGCGCCATGCGCGAGGTGGCCGAGGAACTCGGCGTCTCCGTCAAGGCGGGCGAGCTGCTCGTGGTCCACTGGATACCGCCGGAGGGGGACCGCCCCCGCGCACTGATCAACTTCATGTTCGACGGCGGCGTCTTGGAGGATCCGGCCCGCATCCGGCCACAGGTCGAGGAGCTCGACGAGGTGGCGTTCCTCCCCTGGGAGACCGCGGCCCCTCTCCTGCCCGCGTACATCGCGCCGCGCCTCGCCGCGGGGCGCCTGGCCCGCGGGAACCAGCGCCCCGTCTACCTGCCGGGCGGCCTCCCGGGCACCGGCGGCTGA
- a CDS encoding GNAT family N-acetyltransferase codes for MNSPSRTTRPTFRVATVADVPALVPLIDSAYRGESSRAGWTTEADLLSGRRTNAENVTAELGRPENRMIVMEVDDEIVACCQVEHRGEYAYFGMFAVRPTLQGGGFGRAVLAEAERFARETWGVGEMRMTVISVREELLAWYVRRGYTRTGETIPFPYDDESVGAPHRDDLEMELLVKKLG; via the coding sequence ATGAACAGCCCCTCCCGGACCACCCGGCCGACCTTCCGCGTGGCCACCGTCGCGGACGTGCCCGCCCTGGTACCCCTGATCGATTCGGCGTACCGGGGGGAGTCGAGCCGGGCCGGATGGACGACCGAGGCGGACCTGTTGAGCGGGCGGCGGACGAACGCCGAGAACGTCACCGCCGAGCTGGGCAGGCCGGAAAACCGCATGATCGTCATGGAGGTGGACGACGAGATCGTCGCCTGCTGCCAGGTGGAGCACCGGGGCGAGTACGCGTACTTCGGGATGTTCGCCGTACGCCCCACCCTCCAGGGCGGCGGCTTCGGCAGGGCGGTCCTCGCCGAGGCCGAGCGCTTCGCCCGTGAGACCTGGGGCGTGGGCGAGATGCGCATGACGGTGATCTCGGTACGCGAGGAACTCCTGGCCTGGTACGTGCGCCGCGGCTACACCCGCACCGGCGAGACGATCCCCTTCCCCTACGACGACGAGAGCGTCGGCGCGCCGCACCGGGACGACCTGGAAATGGAACTCCTGGTCAAGAAACTCGGCTGA
- a CDS encoding Uma2 family endonuclease, whose amino-acid sequence MVMTASQRSARRTAPQPPAQPAVPEDQPLPRTPREIFESLPPTRGLRAEVIDGNLIVSPSATPRHARIARSLSRALIPVEDENGWESFSGDVDICVEAPRDTIVPDYCLVPVDAPLWGEREILSSGLVLVAEIVSPGSMEMDRATKPRIYAGCGIPIMLIVDPVASPPTVTALSDPEEGSYRTMTHTEMGKPLRIPSPVDFDLDTSIFL is encoded by the coding sequence ATGGTAATGACAGCGTCTCAGCGATCCGCCCGGCGCACCGCGCCGCAGCCACCCGCCCAGCCCGCCGTTCCAGAAGACCAGCCACTACCTCGCACCCCGAGGGAGATCTTCGAGTCCCTTCCCCCTACCCGCGGCCTCCGGGCCGAAGTCATCGACGGGAACCTGATCGTGAGTCCTTCCGCGACCCCCCGGCACGCACGCATAGCCAGATCCCTCAGCAGGGCGCTGATTCCCGTGGAGGATGAGAACGGCTGGGAAAGCTTCTCCGGCGACGTCGACATCTGTGTCGAAGCTCCCCGTGACACCATCGTCCCCGACTACTGCCTGGTCCCCGTGGACGCCCCGCTCTGGGGTGAGCGCGAGATCCTCTCCTCGGGGCTCGTCCTGGTGGCGGAGATCGTCTCGCCGGGGAGCATGGAGATGGACCGCGCGACGAAGCCCAGGATCTACGCGGGCTGCGGCATCCCGATCATGCTGATCGTCGATCCGGTCGCCTCCCCGCCGACGGTCACGGCCCTCAGCGACCCCGAGGAGGGCAGCTACCGGACCATGACCCACACCGAGATGGGCAAGCCGCTGCGGATCCCCTCCCCCGTCGACTTCGACCTCGACACCTCGATCTTCCTGTAA
- a CDS encoding HAD family hydrolase, producing MVRALVFDVGETLIDETRIWSRWADRLGVTRFTMLGVLGGMAALDRSFEDAFRLLRPGFDVEAEQEAWRRDDPDGLRVNFDADDLYPDVRPALAALRDLGHELIIAGNQPPQARDALVAMDLPVDAIHTSDGWGVSKPAPEFFAKVVAVSGREPGEILYVGDRLDNDVLPARAAGMRTALIRRGPWGHLHAERPQAAGADHVVDDLHALVAALAR from the coding sequence GTGGTCCGGGCGCTGGTGTTCGACGTGGGCGAGACGCTGATCGACGAGACGCGCATCTGGTCGCGCTGGGCCGACCGGCTGGGCGTGACCCGGTTCACCATGCTCGGCGTGCTCGGCGGCATGGCCGCACTCGACAGGTCGTTCGAGGACGCCTTCCGGCTCCTGCGGCCCGGCTTCGACGTCGAGGCCGAGCAGGAGGCGTGGAGGCGCGACGACCCGGACGGGCTCCGCGTCAACTTCGACGCCGACGACCTCTACCCGGACGTGCGGCCCGCCCTGGCGGCGCTGCGCGACCTCGGCCACGAGCTGATCATCGCGGGCAACCAGCCGCCGCAGGCGCGCGACGCGCTCGTCGCGATGGACCTGCCCGTCGACGCGATACACACCTCCGACGGCTGGGGCGTCTCCAAGCCGGCCCCGGAGTTCTTCGCCAAGGTCGTCGCGGTGTCGGGACGCGAGCCCGGAGAGATCCTCTACGTGGGTGACCGGCTGGACAACGACGTGCTCCCCGCGCGGGCGGCGGGCATGCGGACCGCGCTGATCCGCCGGGGTCCCTGGGGGCACCTGCACGCGGAGCGCCCCCAGGCCGCCGGGGCGGACCACGTGGTCGACGACCTGCACGCCCTGGTCGCCGCCCTCGCCCGCTGA
- a CDS encoding helix-turn-helix transcriptional regulator, with protein MDRAQLADFLRTRREALQPEDVGLPRGQRRRTGGLRREEVAALCGMSADYYSRIEQRRGPNPSEQMLAAIARGLHLSLEERDHLFRLAGHATPRRVFRGDHINPGMMRIFDRLEDTPAQVMSHLGETLRQTRLAVALMGDESVHTGMARSMHYRWFTDPASRLIYPEDDHPTHDRLFTASLRDAYTRDGKGSRAAALVDALLAASPDFAALWDEHPVLGPFCGPKRIRHPRLGLLELHCQTLVDPDQSQMLLVFTAVPGSESHEKLQLLPAVGERNA; from the coding sequence ATGGACAGGGCCCAGCTGGCCGATTTCCTGCGCACCCGGCGGGAGGCGCTGCAGCCCGAGGACGTCGGGCTGCCTCGCGGGCAGCGGCGGCGCACCGGCGGGCTGCGGCGCGAGGAGGTCGCCGCGCTGTGCGGCATGTCCGCCGACTACTACAGCCGGATCGAGCAGCGGCGCGGACCCAACCCGTCCGAGCAGATGCTCGCCGCGATCGCCCGGGGCCTGCACCTCTCCCTCGAGGAACGCGACCACCTGTTCCGCCTCGCCGGCCACGCCACCCCGCGGCGGGTCTTTCGCGGCGACCACATCAACCCCGGGATGATGCGCATCTTCGACCGGCTGGAGGACACCCCCGCGCAGGTGATGAGCCACCTCGGCGAGACGCTCAGGCAGACCCGGCTCGCGGTGGCGCTGATGGGTGACGAGAGCGTCCACACCGGGATGGCGCGCAGCATGCACTACCGCTGGTTCACCGACCCGGCCTCGCGGCTGATCTATCCCGAGGACGACCACCCGACGCACGACCGCCTCTTCACGGCCAGCCTGCGCGACGCGTACACGCGGGACGGCAAGGGCTCGCGCGCGGCCGCGCTGGTCGACGCGCTGCTGGCGGCCAGCCCGGACTTCGCCGCGCTCTGGGACGAGCATCCCGTCCTGGGCCCGTTCTGCGGGCCGAAGCGCATCCGGCATCCGCGACTCGGCCTGCTGGAGTTGCACTGCCAGACCCTGGTCGATCCCGACCAGTCCCAGATGCTGCTGGTCTTCACCGCCGTACCGGGCAGCGAGAGCCACGAGAAGCTCCAATTACTCCCCGCCGTCGGCGAGCGGAACGCCTGA
- a CDS encoding TetR/AcrR family transcriptional regulator C-terminal domain-containing protein: MRHTRATVMRTALRLLNEVGLDGLTTRRLAQELDVQSPALYRHFGSKQELLDHMAATMVEDAFAHLARPGPDQDWADWLAERGRALRRSLLTHRDGARLHVGTRPVGSQIAISNSVVEVLGEAGFPPADARRADLVISRYTVGWAVEEQAGAGRPVTEESRDAADADFEYGLRTILAGLRASLDALDLL, from the coding sequence ATGCGACACACACGCGCCACGGTGATGCGTACGGCGCTGCGGCTGCTCAACGAGGTCGGGCTCGACGGCCTGACCACGCGCAGGCTCGCGCAGGAGCTCGACGTGCAGTCACCCGCGCTGTACCGCCACTTCGGCAGCAAGCAGGAACTGCTCGACCACATGGCCGCGACCATGGTCGAGGACGCGTTCGCGCACCTGGCCCGCCCGGGGCCGGATCAGGACTGGGCCGACTGGCTCGCCGAGCGGGGACGGGCGCTGCGCCGGAGCCTGCTGACCCACCGCGACGGCGCACGCCTGCACGTCGGCACCCGGCCGGTCGGAAGCCAGATCGCGATCTCCAACTCGGTGGTCGAGGTGCTCGGCGAGGCGGGGTTCCCCCCGGCGGACGCGCGGCGGGCCGACCTGGTCATCAGCCGCTACACCGTCGGGTGGGCCGTCGAGGAGCAGGCCGGCGCCGGTCGCCCGGTGACCGAGGAGTCCCGCGACGCGGCGGACGCCGACTTCGAGTACGGGCTGAGGACGATCCTGGCCGGTCTCCGCGCGAGCCTGGACGCCCTCGATCTGCTCTAA